Proteins from a genomic interval of Actinoalloteichus hymeniacidonis:
- a CDS encoding CAP domain-containing protein yields MVHHRSRRLGSTVGLLAMVGGAFAAGVLTVTSEDSSFFAATDSVVESTHSTGPPHLSDGASAPTSQSEPPAPSTTESAPSEPSMTEPPPVTTTEETDSETTEEPPPPPPPEPEPEPEPQPEPESAPGHSPEAAAVVDLVNQARSDAGCGQLQFDERLVNAAQAHSSDMANRDYFSHESPEGTSFVDRANAAGHPSPAAENIAMGARSADQVMQMWLESPGHRGNILNCDLTTIGVGLDTNGWYWTQVFGR; encoded by the coding sequence GTGGTCCACCACCGGAGCAGACGCCTCGGCTCGACCGTCGGCCTGCTGGCCATGGTCGGCGGAGCATTCGCGGCCGGGGTTCTCACTGTGACGTCGGAGGATTCCTCGTTCTTCGCCGCCACCGATTCGGTGGTCGAATCGACGCATTCCACCGGCCCGCCACACTTATCCGACGGTGCGTCGGCTCCCACATCGCAATCCGAGCCGCCCGCACCGAGCACCACCGAGTCCGCTCCGTCCGAACCGAGCATGACGGAGCCGCCACCGGTCACCACGACCGAGGAAACCGACTCGGAGACAACCGAGGAACCACCGCCGCCACCGCCGCCGGAGCCGGAGCCAGAACCAGAACCGCAGCCCGAGCCGGAATCGGCGCCAGGGCACTCCCCGGAGGCCGCCGCAGTGGTGGACCTGGTGAATCAAGCCAGGAGTGACGCGGGCTGTGGGCAGCTACAGTTCGACGAGCGACTCGTCAACGCGGCGCAGGCACACAGCAGCGATATGGCGAATCGTGATTACTTCTCCCACGAATCGCCGGAAGGCACGAGTTTCGTGGATCGCGCGAACGCGGCCGGACATCCCAGCCCCGCCGCGGAGAACATCGCGATGGGCGCTCGCAGCGCCGACCAGGTGATGCAGATGTGGCTCGAATCCCCTGGCCACCGGGGGAACATCCTCAACTGCGATCTGACCACGATCGGAGTGGGGTTGGACACTAACGGCTGGTACTGGACACAAGTATTCGGACGGTGA
- a CDS encoding acylphosphatase: MDKDLGVEPGREPAADRVGEQSETGGAVRLTAWVAGRVQGVGFRWWTRCRALELGLSGYAENLPDGRVAVVAQGSVEVAERLLALLRSGQTPGAVDTVVPLWTEPQPGLVGFEER, translated from the coding sequence ATGGATAAGGATCTCGGTGTGGAACCGGGTCGCGAACCGGCTGCGGACCGCGTTGGCGAACAGTCAGAGACCGGCGGTGCCGTCCGACTCACGGCCTGGGTCGCCGGCCGGGTGCAGGGCGTCGGATTCCGCTGGTGGACCCGATGCCGCGCGTTGGAGTTGGGCCTTTCGGGCTATGCGGAGAATCTGCCGGATGGCCGAGTGGCGGTGGTGGCGCAGGGGTCCGTCGAGGTGGCCGAACGGCTGTTGGCCTTGCTGCGTTCGGGCCAGACGCCGGGTGCGGTCGACACCGTCGTGCCGCTGTGGACCGAGCCGCAACCGGGCCTCGTGGGATTCGAGGAACGGTGA
- a CDS encoding GIDE domain-containing protein produces MVFIGIGLLIASVIAFFLMSHTRSELHAMIAAETLPVAELRMLRQASDDIGAKGSFRKECEVVGGATAGPSGMLRSELTGTECVWFRYRIEREYEHVTYRDNQRHVSKRTEQLADHSSSQSYAIQDDAGDTITIEPGNLRPDKPEQVLNSYETAHGPGGSGLGNTLMRLVGNRMGGGGTLGHRYTEWVVRPGQRLYILGEVNDRRGDLTVSRPEKGHFIISTRSEEELRASRTTTHKFIRIGIFVAVPLGIILTIAGALS; encoded by the coding sequence ATGGTCTTCATCGGAATCGGTCTACTGATCGCCTCAGTGATCGCCTTCTTCTTGATGTCGCACACCCGTAGTGAGTTGCACGCGATGATCGCGGCCGAGACGCTTCCGGTCGCGGAGTTGCGCATGCTGCGTCAGGCGTCCGACGACATCGGCGCGAAGGGCTCCTTCCGCAAGGAGTGCGAGGTCGTGGGCGGGGCCACAGCCGGCCCGTCGGGAATGCTGCGTTCCGAGCTGACCGGGACCGAATGCGTCTGGTTCCGCTACCGCATCGAGCGGGAGTACGAGCACGTCACCTACCGGGACAACCAGCGGCATGTCTCCAAGCGCACCGAACAGCTCGCCGACCACAGCTCCTCGCAGAGCTACGCGATCCAGGACGACGCGGGCGACACGATCACCATCGAGCCGGGCAATCTGCGACCGGACAAGCCGGAGCAGGTGCTCAACAGCTACGAGACGGCGCACGGCCCCGGCGGCAGCGGTCTCGGCAACACTCTGATGCGGTTGGTCGGCAATCGGATGGGCGGCGGTGGCACGCTCGGACATCGTTACACCGAGTGGGTGGTCCGCCCCGGCCAGCGGCTTTACATCCTGGGTGAAGTGAACGACCGGCGCGGCGACTTGACGGTGTCTCGGCCGGAGAAGGGCCACTTCATCATCTCCACCCGCAGCGAGGAGGAACTCCGCGCTTCCCGCACTACGACACACAAGTTCATCCGCATCGGCATCTTCGTCGCCGTGCCGCTGGGCATCATCCTCACCATTGCGGGCGCGCTCTCCTGA
- the smc gene encoding chromosome segregation protein SMC, translated as MHLKSLTLKGFKSFASATTLRFEPGITCVVGPNGSGKSNVLDALTWVMGEKGAKALRGAKMEDVIFAGTSGRAPLGRAEVTLTIDNSDGALPIEYTEVSITRRMFREGATEYEINGDACRLLDIQELLSDSGIGREMHVIVGQGQLASILESKPEERRAFIEEAAGVLKHRKRKEKALRKLDAMQANLTRLTDLTAELRRQLKPLGKQAEIARRAQAVQMELRDARLRIVADDLVTARADLARDEADEVSVRTRRAEVERALQTAQAEQTALEEQLAQDAPRLNAAQDTWYRLSALEERLRGTVRLAAERHRHLAAPLDGPRGGRDPEELEAEAEEAAETEVELAEVLEQARFDLSDAVEARGKAEQDLAAVERAHVAAVRAVADRREGLAKLAGQVELLRSKADSTAEEIERLSVGLAEVSERAVAAAEELAEQQAVDDGQDTDDADLGDRHRTATAEREQARERVNELVAAERAAEREIAAWTARVDALSLGLTRKDGAGALLAAGERLPGLLGSVAALLTVEPGAEVAMAAALGPIADAVALTGFDDALVALELLKSQDAGRANLLLGGAPPIPTGDRPALPATARWAVDLVGAPQGLRPALLRALDGVVVVEDLAAAKTLVADQPELRAVTPQGDVLGAGFASGGSGRDQSVIEVQAAVDDAGRELTAAQRRLEGLSAALEGARADERDRREQMRTVGEAVNEAKVRKARSTERLSRLGQAARAASAEAEQLLNRRTKIEATHERILRELDESRDRLAAVESEPLEHEPDSDEREQAAAAVDTCRQREMDARLVQRTAEERARSVQGRAEQLRRAARIERENRARIAAARQSRNRGAAVAKAVVDAGEFAAGRIAVSLSRAVHERDAAQAARADREQALTTVRNRARELGVTLEKLTDAVHRDEVLRAERRLRLEQLETKISEDFGIGLDDLAAEYGPDIGVPPSAAEMAEYEAARDRGEEVTAPAPVPYDRDTQLRRAKRAERDLSLLGKVNPLALEEFAALEERYRFLATQLEDLKATRRDLLTVIKDVDERILEVFSTAYVDVAREFEIVFATLFPGGEGRLVLTEPEDMLTTGVDVEARPPGKKVKRLSLLSGGEKSLTAVAMLVAIFRARPSPFYVMDEVEAALDDTNLRRLIGLLEQLRETSQLLIITHQKPTMEIADALYGVSMRGDGISTVISQRLRGRERSQPVPAAVEGSGTADPGPAEADAESTATTASEEPEGN; from the coding sequence GTGCACCTGAAGAGCCTGACGCTCAAGGGATTCAAGTCCTTCGCCTCGGCCACCACGCTGCGTTTCGAACCGGGGATCACCTGTGTGGTCGGCCCGAACGGCTCCGGCAAGTCCAATGTGCTCGACGCGCTGACCTGGGTGATGGGTGAGAAGGGTGCCAAGGCGCTGCGCGGCGCCAAGATGGAGGACGTCATCTTCGCCGGGACCTCCGGCCGCGCCCCCCTCGGCCGCGCCGAGGTCACCCTGACCATCGACAACTCCGACGGCGCCCTGCCCATCGAGTACACCGAGGTCTCGATCACCCGCCGGATGTTCCGCGAGGGCGCCACCGAGTACGAGATCAACGGTGACGCCTGTCGCCTGCTCGATATCCAGGAACTCCTCTCGGACTCCGGTATCGGCCGGGAGATGCACGTCATCGTCGGGCAGGGCCAACTCGCCTCGATCCTGGAGTCCAAGCCGGAGGAGCGCCGCGCCTTCATCGAGGAGGCGGCCGGCGTCCTCAAACACCGCAAGCGCAAAGAGAAGGCGCTGCGCAAGCTCGACGCGATGCAGGCCAATCTGACCCGACTCACCGACCTCACCGCCGAACTACGCCGCCAGCTCAAACCGTTGGGCAAACAGGCCGAGATCGCCCGCCGCGCCCAGGCCGTGCAGATGGAGTTGCGGGACGCGCGGCTGCGGATCGTGGCCGACGACCTCGTCACCGCCAGGGCCGATCTGGCGAGGGACGAGGCCGACGAGGTCTCGGTGCGCACCCGCCGCGCCGAGGTCGAGCGCGCGCTGCAGACGGCGCAGGCCGAGCAGACCGCGCTGGAGGAACAGCTCGCGCAGGACGCGCCGAGGCTCAACGCCGCCCAGGACACCTGGTATCGGTTGTCGGCCTTGGAGGAACGGTTGCGCGGCACCGTCCGGCTCGCCGCCGAGCGACACCGCCACCTGGCCGCCCCGTTGGACGGCCCGCGCGGCGGCCGCGACCCGGAGGAGTTGGAGGCCGAGGCGGAGGAGGCCGCCGAGACCGAGGTCGAGCTGGCGGAGGTCCTGGAACAGGCCAGATTCGACCTGTCCGATGCGGTCGAGGCACGCGGCAAGGCCGAGCAGGACTTGGCCGCCGTCGAACGGGCCCACGTCGCGGCCGTGCGCGCCGTCGCGGACCGTCGGGAGGGCCTGGCGAAACTGGCCGGACAGGTCGAGCTCCTGCGAAGCAAGGCGGACTCGACGGCAGAGGAGATCGAACGGCTGTCGGTCGGCCTGGCCGAGGTCTCGGAGCGTGCGGTCGCCGCAGCCGAGGAACTGGCCGAACAGCAGGCGGTCGACGACGGCCAGGACACCGACGACGCGGATCTGGGCGACCGACACCGCACGGCGACGGCCGAACGGGAGCAGGCCAGGGAACGGGTCAACGAACTGGTCGCCGCCGAGCGCGCCGCCGAACGGGAGATCGCGGCCTGGACCGCCAGGGTGGACGCCCTGTCGCTCGGCCTGACCCGCAAGGACGGCGCGGGCGCGCTGCTGGCGGCGGGGGAACGACTGCCCGGTCTGCTCGGCTCGGTCGCGGCCCTGCTCACCGTCGAGCCCGGCGCGGAGGTGGCGATGGCCGCCGCGTTGGGACCGATCGCCGACGCGGTGGCGTTGACCGGATTCGACGACGCACTGGTGGCGCTGGAACTGCTCAAGTCCCAGGACGCCGGCCGGGCGAACCTGCTGCTCGGCGGTGCGCCGCCGATCCCGACCGGCGACCGACCGGCCCTGCCCGCCACGGCCCGCTGGGCGGTCGATCTGGTCGGCGCACCGCAGGGTCTGCGGCCCGCGCTGTTGCGCGCCTTGGACGGTGTCGTCGTGGTCGAGGACCTGGCGGCCGCCAAGACGCTGGTCGCCGACCAACCCGAGTTGCGGGCGGTGACGCCGCAGGGCGACGTACTCGGTGCGGGCTTCGCCTCCGGCGGATCCGGGCGCGACCAGAGCGTCATCGAGGTCCAGGCGGCCGTGGACGACGCCGGTCGGGAGCTCACCGCCGCGCAGCGCAGATTGGAGGGGCTCTCGGCCGCGTTGGAGGGCGCCAGAGCCGACGAGCGGGACCGGCGCGAGCAGATGCGCACCGTCGGCGAGGCCGTCAACGAGGCCAAGGTCCGCAAGGCCCGCAGCACCGAGCGGCTGAGCAGACTCGGCCAGGCCGCACGCGCCGCGAGTGCCGAGGCCGAGCAGCTGCTCAATCGACGGACCAAGATCGAGGCGACCCACGAACGGATCCTGCGTGAGCTGGACGAGTCGAGGGACCGGCTCGCGGCGGTGGAATCGGAACCCCTGGAGCACGAACCGGACTCGGACGAACGCGAACAGGCCGCAGCGGCCGTCGACACCTGCCGACAACGGGAGATGGACGCCCGGCTGGTGCAGCGGACGGCGGAGGAACGGGCGCGGTCGGTGCAGGGCCGGGCCGAGCAGTTGCGCCGGGCCGCCCGCATCGAGCGGGAGAACCGAGCCAGGATCGCCGCCGCACGCCAATCGCGGAATCGTGGTGCCGCCGTGGCCAAGGCGGTGGTCGACGCGGGTGAGTTCGCGGCGGGCCGCATCGCGGTGTCGTTGAGCCGGGCCGTCCATGAGCGCGATGCCGCCCAGGCCGCACGTGCCGACCGGGAACAGGCCTTGACCACGGTGCGCAATCGGGCCCGGGAACTCGGCGTCACCCTGGAGAAGCTCACCGATGCCGTGCACCGCGACGAGGTGCTGCGGGCCGAACGGCGATTGCGGCTGGAACAGCTCGAAACCAAGATCTCCGAGGATTTCGGTATCGGGCTGGACGATCTGGCCGCCGAGTACGGCCCGGATATCGGGGTGCCGCCCAGCGCGGCCGAGATGGCGGAGTACGAGGCGGCCCGGGACCGCGGCGAGGAGGTCACCGCACCCGCTCCGGTGCCCTACGACCGCGATACCCAGCTGCGCCGGGCCAAGCGAGCCGAACGGGACCTCTCGCTGCTGGGCAAGGTCAATCCGCTCGCGCTGGAGGAGTTCGCGGCGCTGGAGGAGCGCTACCGCTTCCTCGCCACCCAGCTGGAGGACCTCAAGGCCACCCGGCGGGATCTGCTCACGGTGATCAAGGACGTCGACGAGCGGATCCTGGAGGTCTTCTCCACCGCGTATGTCGATGTGGCCAGGGAGTTCGAGATCGTCTTCGCCACGCTGTTCCCCGGTGGCGAGGGCAGGCTCGTGTTGACCGAGCCCGAGGACATGCTGACCACCGGGGTGGACGTCGAGGCGCGGCCACCCGGCAAGAAGGTCAAGCGGCTCTCGCTGCTCTCCGGTGGCGAGAAGTCACTGACGGCGGTGGCGATGTTGGTGGCGATCTTCCGGGCCAGGCCGTCACCGTTCTACGTGATGGACGAGGTCGAGGCGGCATTGGACGACACCAACCTCCGCCGCCTGATCGGCCTGCTCGAACAGCTCAGGGAGACCTCGCAGCTGCTCATCATCACCCACCAGAAGCCGACGATGGAGATCGCGGACGCGTTGTACGGGGTAAGCATGCGGGGCGATGGCATCAGCACGGTGATCTCGCAGCGGCTGCGGGGTCGCGAGCGATCTCAGCCGGTGCCAGCGGCGGTCGAGGGCTCCGGCACCGCCGATCCCGGACCGGCGGAGGCGGACGCCGAGTCCACCGCGACCACGGCGTCGGAGGAACCCGAGGGGAACTGA
- a CDS encoding DUF397 domain-containing protein produces MGQLFTAGTWRKSIRSNGAGNCVEVATIRELIGVRDSKNPNGPVLWFPIIHWMEFLDQVEKGPRSSR; encoded by the coding sequence ATGGGGCAGCTCTTTACCGCAGGAACGTGGCGGAAGAGCATCCGCAGCAACGGCGCCGGAAACTGCGTCGAGGTAGCCACGATCCGGGAGCTGATCGGGGTCCGCGACTCCAAGAATCCGAACGGCCCGGTTCTGTGGTTCCCGATCATCCACTGGATGGAATTCCTCGATCAGGTGGAGAAGGGTCCACGATCGAGCCGGTGA
- a CDS encoding helix-turn-helix domain-containing protein, translating into MPAPTRGNPTARRRQLARELRRLREQAQLTLEAASPLLNFSPAKLSKLERAQHAAHPNDVTVMLQAYNVSGERADSLIALAKEGRQKGWWEIYGDAVIDWFEAYIGLESDATAIHAFEIDLIPGLLQTHDYARSVIEVWEQPSAAGEDDVVNRRAKLRTARQTRLTEEDPLEFHAVIGQAALQQLIGGPSVMLSQLESLISIARLGNVTVQVVPFSAGAHSSLGTAYSILHFPDGEDDVVYLETLCRGLYVESHDDVARYNASFSDLCDAALSPAESTELMTKLAADLTRHS; encoded by the coding sequence GTGCCAGCACCAACACGCGGCAACCCGACGGCGCGAAGGCGCCAACTCGCCCGCGAACTACGCAGGCTGCGAGAACAGGCCCAACTCACTCTCGAAGCAGCCTCACCGCTGCTCAACTTCTCACCGGCGAAACTGTCCAAGTTGGAACGTGCGCAACATGCGGCTCATCCCAACGACGTAACGGTGATGCTTCAGGCGTACAACGTCAGCGGTGAACGCGCCGACTCGTTGATCGCGCTGGCCAAGGAGGGAAGGCAGAAGGGTTGGTGGGAGATCTATGGCGACGCGGTAATCGACTGGTTCGAGGCGTATATCGGTCTGGAGTCCGATGCCACCGCCATTCATGCCTTTGAGATCGATCTCATCCCCGGGCTCCTACAGACCCATGATTACGCCCGGTCGGTGATCGAGGTATGGGAACAACCCAGTGCCGCAGGCGAAGACGACGTGGTGAATCGGCGGGCGAAACTACGCACCGCCCGGCAGACCCGACTCACCGAGGAGGATCCGCTGGAGTTCCACGCGGTGATCGGACAAGCCGCGTTGCAACAGCTCATCGGCGGCCCATCGGTGATGCTGTCCCAACTGGAAAGCCTGATCTCGATCGCCCGGCTCGGCAATGTCACCGTCCAGGTCGTGCCGTTCTCCGCAGGCGCACACAGCTCGCTCGGGACCGCCTACTCCATCCTGCACTTCCCCGATGGCGAGGACGACGTGGTCTACCTGGAGACCCTGTGCCGGGGTCTATACGTCGAGTCCCACGACGACGTCGCGCGCTACAACGCGAGTTTCAGCGATCTGTGCGACGCAGCGCTTTCGCCTGCGGAATCCACCGAACTGATGACAAAGTTGGCCGCCGACCTGACGCGACACTCCTGA
- a CDS encoding GNAT family N-acetyltransferase: MEQPSNAELAVTDAVEATRYEGRIAEQLAGFIDYGWAGPVLVLKYARVLPEFGGRGVGGALVRQALDDVRARGLLMQPACSFVASWVDKHPEYADLVAPQAGDRPAPE; the protein is encoded by the coding sequence ATGGAACAGCCAAGCAACGCGGAACTCGCCGTGACCGACGCCGTCGAGGCAACCCGGTACGAGGGCCGGATCGCCGAGCAGCTCGCCGGTTTCATCGACTACGGCTGGGCCGGTCCGGTTCTCGTGCTGAAGTACGCGAGGGTTCTGCCGGAGTTCGGCGGCCGGGGCGTCGGCGGCGCGCTGGTTCGGCAGGCCCTGGACGACGTCCGGGCGCGTGGTCTGCTGATGCAGCCCGCCTGTTCGTTCGTGGCGAGCTGGGTCGACAAGCACCCCGAGTACGCCGACCTCGTGGCGCCGCAGGCAGGCGACCGACCGGCACCGGAGTAG
- a CDS encoding sodium:solute symporter: protein MHTLDLIVIVGYLVLMPVLGVLLAGRQKSAEDYFVGGRNLPWWAVCFSVVATETSTLTVISVPTVAYLGSFTYLQLAIGYLIGRVVVAFVLLPRYYAGNLVSAYAFLGKRFGRGLQGTASVTFLVTRLLADGVRLFATAIPVKLLLDAFGLNVAYWQIILGLSLFTVIYTYVGGIKAVVWVDVVQMAIYVGGGVAAVWLLANRLPDGWVGSAAEAGKFQLLDFGSSILTNQYSFITAVIGGAIFAMASHGADQLMVQRLLACRNVRDSQKALIASGFVVFLQFAVFLVVGAMLWSFYGGMDPAALGLGNNDELFPTFIIEEFPPGLAGLMIAGILAAAMSTLSSSLNSLSTSTVSDLYQRFTRRTLSDEAVLRYGRIWTVVWALVFVGFASLFTTTSNPVVEVGLSIASYTYGALLGAFALGLLVRRANQVDAIVAFASTIVVVLLVMTFVRFPGADGEPTVLAFPWFAPLGVAVTMLVGWLMSLRRPRPGVITEDFIPRDAGPRDATPPESKPAGAGPSGAGIEKSGPTDTDPSGRPDPVSER from the coding sequence ATGCACACACTGGATCTCATCGTCATCGTGGGTTATCTGGTACTCATGCCGGTGCTCGGCGTGCTGCTGGCGGGCAGACAGAAGTCCGCCGAGGACTACTTCGTCGGCGGGCGGAACCTGCCCTGGTGGGCGGTGTGCTTCTCGGTGGTGGCCACCGAGACCTCCACGCTCACGGTGATCAGCGTCCCCACCGTCGCCTATCTGGGCTCCTTCACCTACCTCCAGCTGGCCATCGGTTATCTGATCGGCCGGGTGGTCGTGGCCTTCGTCCTGCTGCCGCGCTACTACGCAGGCAACCTGGTCAGCGCCTACGCCTTCCTCGGGAAGCGCTTCGGCCGCGGGCTGCAGGGCACCGCGTCGGTGACGTTCCTGGTCACCAGGCTGCTCGCGGACGGTGTCCGGCTGTTCGCCACCGCAATCCCCGTGAAGCTGCTATTGGACGCCTTCGGCCTGAACGTCGCCTACTGGCAGATCATCCTCGGGCTCTCGCTGTTCACCGTGATCTACACCTATGTCGGTGGAATCAAGGCGGTGGTCTGGGTCGACGTGGTCCAGATGGCGATCTATGTCGGCGGTGGCGTCGCGGCGGTGTGGCTGTTGGCGAACCGGCTGCCCGACGGCTGGGTGGGCAGCGCCGCCGAGGCAGGCAAGTTCCAGCTACTCGACTTCGGTTCGAGCATCCTCACCAACCAGTACTCCTTCATCACCGCAGTGATCGGCGGCGCGATCTTCGCGATGGCCTCGCACGGCGCCGACCAGCTCATGGTGCAGCGGCTGTTGGCCTGTCGGAACGTCAGGGACAGCCAGAAGGCGCTGATCGCCAGCGGTTTCGTGGTGTTCCTGCAGTTCGCCGTGTTCCTGGTGGTCGGCGCGATGCTGTGGAGCTTCTACGGCGGCATGGATCCGGCCGCCCTCGGCCTGGGCAACAATGACGAGCTGTTCCCGACCTTCATCATCGAGGAGTTCCCGCCCGGACTGGCGGGCCTGATGATCGCCGGCATCCTCGCCGCCGCGATGAGCACGCTGTCCTCCTCGCTGAACTCGCTGTCGACCTCCACCGTCAGCGACCTCTACCAACGCTTCACCCGACGAACCCTGTCCGATGAGGCGGTCCTGCGGTACGGCCGGATCTGGACGGTCGTCTGGGCCCTGGTGTTCGTCGGTTTCGCCTCGCTGTTCACCACGACGTCGAACCCGGTGGTGGAGGTGGGGCTCAGCATCGCCAGCTACACCTACGGCGCGTTGCTGGGTGCCTTCGCCCTGGGTCTGCTCGTCCGGCGGGCCAACCAGGTGGATGCCATCGTCGCCTTCGCCTCGACCATCGTGGTGGTGCTGCTGGTGATGACCTTCGTCCGATTCCCGGGCGCCGACGGCGAACCGACGGTGTTGGCCTTCCCCTGGTTCGCGCCGCTGGGTGTGGCGGTCACCATGCTGGTCGGCTGGCTGATGTCGCTGCGCAGGCCGCGACCCGGAGTCATCACCGAGGACTTCATTCCGCGCGATGCCGGGCCTCGCGACGCCACGCCGCCGGAGTCGAAACCGGCGGGCGCAGGCCCGAGCGGGGCGGGCATCGAGAAATCGGGACCGACGGACACCGATCCCAGCGGTCGGCCCGACCCGGTGAGCGAACGGTGA
- a CDS encoding anhydro-N-acetylmuramic acid kinase, which translates to MNGFRVVGISSGTSMDAIDVAVAELALNRDTVSLRPLGSDAMPYPPDLRRKLSAVVAAGDCSARLLCELDTRIGQCFAEAATRVIETRAGGRADLIASLGQTVYHWIDTAEEPAADSPRRAGRCLGTLQLGCPSWIAEATGLPVVADLRTRDVAAGGHGAPLAGLFDQYWIAGLSARRGEEPREGAIGVLNLGGIANLTVVDAGRSIAYDIGPANALLDAAATEFDPAGPGHDVDGRLAAQGSPDPEFLGVLLADPYYVAAPPKSTGKEHFGREYLRAQLANRPDLSPADVLATLVELTAETIGAAVHRHGVGRVVVSGGGAHNPTLLRSLRARLAPAQVTTSDSLGLPGDDKEAYLAATIGFLSWHGLPGNLPAATGAAGSRVLGSITPGREPLRQPVPHDTSVHALRIDHDNTRTDSGPAGDAH; encoded by the coding sequence GTGAACGGTTTTCGGGTCGTTGGGATCAGCTCGGGCACCTCGATGGACGCCATCGACGTTGCCGTGGCCGAACTCGCGCTGAATCGGGACACGGTCTCGCTACGCCCGCTGGGTTCCGATGCGATGCCCTACCCGCCGGATCTGCGGCGCAAGCTGTCCGCCGTCGTCGCAGCGGGCGACTGTTCGGCCAGGCTGCTCTGCGAACTCGACACCCGGATCGGGCAGTGTTTCGCCGAGGCCGCCACCCGGGTGATCGAGACCCGGGCGGGCGGCCGGGCGGACCTGATCGCCTCCCTTGGCCAGACCGTCTATCACTGGATCGACACCGCCGAGGAGCCCGCCGCCGATTCGCCGAGGCGGGCCGGTCGATGCCTTGGCACCCTGCAACTCGGCTGTCCATCCTGGATCGCGGAGGCCACCGGGCTGCCGGTCGTGGCCGACCTGCGCACCAGGGACGTCGCCGCAGGCGGACACGGGGCTCCGCTGGCGGGCCTGTTCGACCAGTACTGGATCGCCGGGCTGTCCGCACGCCGGGGCGAGGAGCCCCGCGAGGGTGCGATCGGGGTGCTCAATCTCGGGGGCATCGCGAACCTCACGGTGGTGGACGCCGGTCGGTCCATCGCCTACGACATCGGCCCGGCCAACGCCCTGTTGGACGCGGCGGCCACCGAGTTCGATCCGGCGGGCCCCGGCCACGATGTCGACGGTCGGCTCGCCGCACAGGGCAGCCCCGATCCGGAGTTCCTCGGCGTGCTGCTGGCCGACCCGTACTACGTCGCAGCGCCGCCCAAGTCGACCGGCAAGGAGCACTTCGGTCGGGAGTATCTCCGTGCGCAGTTGGCGAATCGTCCCGACCTCTCGCCCGCCGATGTGCTGGCGACGCTGGTCGAACTCACCGCCGAGACCATCGGCGCGGCCGTCCACCGTCACGGAGTGGGCCGGGTGGTCGTCTCGGGTGGCGGTGCGCACAATCCGACGCTGCTTCGATCGCTGCGTGCTCGGCTGGCACCGGCGCAGGTGACGACCAGCGACTCGCTCGGGCTGCCCGGCGACGACAAAGAGGCGTATCTCGCCGCGACGATCGGTTTCCTGAGCTGGCACGGACTACCGGGGAACCTGCCCGCCGCGACCGGAGCAGCCGGGTCGAGGGTTCTCGGTTCGATCACGCCCGGCAGGGAACCACTTCGACAACCCGTTCCCCACGACACCTCGGTGCACGCCCTACGCATCGATCACGACAACACCCGCACCGATTCCGGTCCGGCCGGCGACGCGCACTGA